One segment of Pseudomonas sp. FP2196 DNA contains the following:
- a CDS encoding DUF1427 family protein, translating to MNYLISLAIGLGVGLLYGALDFRSPAPPAIALVGLLGMLAGEQLWPMGRQLVAGWLS from the coding sequence ATGAACTACCTGATTTCGCTGGCCATCGGTCTTGGCGTCGGCCTGCTCTATGGCGCATTGGATTTCCGTTCTCCAGCCCCACCGGCCATCGCACTGGTCGGACTGCTAGGCATGCTCGCGGGTGAGCAGTTGTGGCCGATGGGCCGGCAACTGGTGGCCGGTTGGTTGTCCTGA
- a CDS encoding helix-turn-helix transcriptional regulator, giving the protein MALAAPPDLSDTDVPVQPLARTYPRGLYIEPHEHVWGQLLYAMSGVMWVETPHEALVVPPQRAVWLPPGVPHGIRVVSDLQMRNIYLRPALAATLDESVQVIEVGGLLRELIVGLVAQGNSGEPEYYEALVGLALLELKRARRSQLKIPLPDDSDRRLMNVCQAVMAAPSLDIPFEQHAENAGASVRTLARLFKDSLGMGFAEWRRQVQLATAAAELIQGVAVSVIARELGYSPSSFSDMFRRELGVAPSQFTKD; this is encoded by the coding sequence ATGGCCCTTGCCGCGCCCCCCGATCTCAGTGACACCGATGTGCCCGTGCAGCCGCTGGCACGCACGTATCCGCGTGGTTTGTATATCGAGCCGCATGAGCATGTCTGGGGCCAGTTGCTGTATGCGATGAGCGGGGTGATGTGGGTCGAAACCCCGCACGAAGCGCTGGTGGTGCCGCCGCAGCGCGCGGTGTGGTTGCCGCCCGGGGTGCCGCACGGGATTCGTGTGGTGTCGGATTTGCAGATGCGCAATATCTATCTGCGCCCGGCGCTGGCGGCGACGCTGGATGAGTCGGTGCAGGTGATCGAGGTCGGCGGGTTGCTGCGTGAGTTGATCGTTGGGTTGGTGGCGCAGGGCAACAGCGGTGAGCCTGAGTATTACGAGGCGTTGGTCGGGTTGGCGTTGCTGGAGCTCAAGCGCGCCCGGCGTTCGCAGTTGAAGATCCCGCTGCCGGACGATTCCGATCGGCGCTTGATGAACGTGTGTCAGGCGGTGATGGCCGCGCCGTCGCTGGATATCCCGTTCGAGCAGCACGCGGAAAATGCTGGTGCCAGTGTTCGGACGCTGGCGCGGTTGTTCAAGGACAGCCTCGGCATGGGCTTCGCCGAATGGCGGCGGCAGGTGCAACTGGCGACGGCGGCGGCGGAGTTGATTCAGGGCGTGGCGGTCAGTGTGATTGCCCGTGAGCTGGGCTATTCGCCGAGCAGTTTCAGCGACATGTTCCGCCGCGAACTGGGCGTCGCTCCTTCGCAATTCACTAAAGACTGA
- a CDS encoding DUF6555 family protein, whose translation MNNAKLYVIEYTLHGTPKSFIIRSDKMDNTEAWHWASCDAGVGRIPRFGREKVQKTSKPMAEKFGVENVVWRPTS comes from the coding sequence ATGAACAACGCAAAACTCTACGTCATCGAATACACCCTTCACGGCACGCCCAAGTCGTTCATTATCCGCTCGGACAAAATGGACAACACGGAGGCGTGGCACTGGGCAAGCTGCGACGCAGGCGTGGGTCGCATCCCGCGCTTCGGCCGCGAGAAAGTGCAGAAAACCAGCAAGCCGATGGCGGAAAAATTCGGCGTGGAAAACGTCGTCTGGCGACCGACCAGCTAA
- a CDS encoding metallothionein: MPVTSESTCDCPKCNCKLGEHPIARHGKHYCCEGCAKHHEHGEVCSSKGCKCAHG; this comes from the coding sequence ATGCCTGTTACTTCTGAAAGCACCTGCGACTGTCCTAAATGCAACTGCAAGCTCGGTGAGCATCCGATTGCGCGCCATGGCAAGCACTACTGCTGCGAAGGCTGCGCCAAGCATCACGAACATGGCGAAGTGTGCTCAAGCAAGGGCTGTAAATGTGCACACGGCTAA
- a CDS encoding IS110 family transposase, whose protein sequence is MSNFVGVDVAKNTFDIATHLPNGKHKTKAKLANDSKGFKEFDAWLNKQVEPTALIVMEATSVYHLELAEFVYNKGYRVCVVNPATTHAYADSELRRIKTDKSDAKLIADFAREKAEKLQLWAPEPLKYRQLKAMVRRLDDLQEMEQMELNRLDVSDEKVKDSINSVLRHIEKEIVETHKAIKKHIDDDPDMRQMRDLIVTIDGIGQKTLERLLAELGDLRKYDDPRKLVAAAGLNPKLQDSGKFKGRAVISRIGSARVRAGLYMPGLVALKHNKAIIAMKERLKANGKAPKQIICAAMRKLLHFVYAVLKSGQPFDPKIALAR, encoded by the coding sequence ATGTCCAATTTCGTCGGCGTCGATGTCGCTAAAAATACCTTTGATATCGCCACTCACCTGCCAAACGGCAAGCACAAAACCAAGGCCAAACTGGCTAACGACTCAAAAGGTTTCAAAGAGTTTGACGCCTGGTTGAACAAGCAGGTCGAGCCTACAGCCCTGATCGTGATGGAAGCCACCAGCGTTTATCACCTGGAACTTGCCGAGTTCGTCTACAACAAGGGTTACCGGGTCTGCGTCGTCAATCCGGCGACGACCCACGCTTACGCCGACAGCGAGCTGCGCCGGATCAAAACCGACAAAAGCGACGCCAAATTGATCGCTGACTTTGCTCGGGAAAAGGCTGAAAAGCTTCAGCTTTGGGCTCCGGAGCCGCTGAAATATCGTCAGCTAAAGGCGATGGTACGTCGCTTGGATGACCTTCAGGAAATGGAGCAAATGGAGCTCAATCGCCTGGATGTGTCCGACGAAAAGGTCAAAGACTCGATCAACTCTGTGCTGCGTCACATCGAGAAAGAGATCGTTGAAACTCACAAAGCAATCAAAAAACACATCGACGATGATCCAGACATGCGCCAAATGCGCGACTTGATCGTGACCATCGACGGTATTGGCCAGAAAACCCTTGAGCGGCTGCTGGCAGAGTTGGGCGACCTGCGTAAATATGACGACCCTCGCAAACTGGTCGCTGCCGCCGGGTTGAACCCAAAGCTGCAGGACTCGGGAAAGTTCAAAGGCAGAGCAGTGATTTCGAGGATCGGATCGGCTCGCGTTCGGGCGGGTCTATACATGCCTGGGTTGGTTGCACTGAAGCACAACAAGGCAATCATCGCCATGAAGGAACGCTTGAAGGCCAACGGCAAGGCCCCCAAGCAAATCATCTGTGCAGCGATGCGCAAACTCCTACATTTTGTCTACGCCGTTCTTAAATCGGGCCAGCCATTTGACCCGAAAATTGCCCTTGCCCGATGA